The Sesamum indicum cultivar Zhongzhi No. 13 linkage group LG9, S_indicum_v1.0, whole genome shotgun sequence genome segment CAGCTCTGTTAAGTCTTTTCTAAAGCTCCACGCTTCATGGCTGATAGAATAGAAGAAAAAGGGATTCGGTGCAGGCTTCAGTTTCCACTAGAATGGTTGAATTAAGTTTCAAATCTGACATGACCAAGTCCAAGTCTTTTGATAATGCTCCAATGGCTAGGGGCTTGAGCACCACATTTCTAATATTGCTGGTAGTTGTGTGCCAAATTCTGCAGTGTAAGGAAACTTTCATTGTATACTTACGACTCTATAACTAATTCTGTAGGGTGCATTAAGATTGATCACAGGTAAGATACACAaggaaagaaattataaaaaatatttgtacttgctgtcttttattttctcattcatcATAAAACTGAATCGAAGTGAGCGGAGATTTAAGATTTTATCTTCTTGGTAGAAATTCAAAAGGATTGTCATCATTTTACTCCCACATCAGAagtgaagaaggaaaaatgtaTGTAACACTGTATGATTTGCACCAAACCTTATTTGGGGAAGTTTGTTCAGATATTCCACACTGTTCATTTGGAGAACGCAAATTTACCTTGGAATcagataatataaacaaaaaaactatgaGATATGGCGATGACGGAAAGAAGTTAGAAAATCATCTACTGGTCCCCCAAAAAAGCTGAACGTTAAGCCTGAACCtgattgtttatatacttGGTATTTGGACTCAATTATTGATTGCAGTTATCGTTTCATGACCTATCTTCTAGTTTCAAGGAGGttggtaattttatatatgttaatggTTTTTCTTGATGAACTTGCAGTGTGTGCCTAAGGTTTGATATTGTGTACCTATAACGAACATGCCTTCACAGTTCAGGTACCTCATAAGCTGTCTCTCTTTCTcatgcacacgcacacacacgcGGTGTTTCTTATCTGATAAAGGTTACATTCATTTACTTCTTTATCATACCTTGCACCCTTGATCTCTTCAAGCTTAATCCGAGACTACcaaattaatactttagaACTGTTATCTGGAAAATAGCCTAGAACTTCAACTTAATTGGGTGGTCAAACTATTAACAGAATGTGTACTAAGGCTTACAGCTACAGCAATCTCCTAGGCTTGCATTCTGTAAAGTCCGTTAATGAGTCAACATGTAGTCATTTCCATGAACCACCACCCCCTTTCACTTTTTGAAAgcatgttaatttttttaggctTTATTGCTGCTGTGTGGCTATTTTATATACCTATATAACAAACCGGCACATTGTAATACTTCAACACCGCTTGATTCAGTCAACTTTTATGCggtatgaattaaattttatcggAACAGGAAAAACTGGTCTTTGTCCGCTGTTGCTAGTACTATGACTTAACTCGTTGTACTAACGACAGAGAAGATTTGGAAGAAAGAGTTCTTTCTTCTGTTTCATATGCAGTAAACCACCCTTTTTATGTTAAGACCAGTTTTTCTGCAGTTGCACTCTTGGATCTGTAACCGTTAAACTTTGAATTCATTCACCTTTTTGGCCAACTGTCTTTCTCTGTCCCACACCTTCTCTCTAATGCATATGCAACCAATGTCTCAGGTTATCAGCTTTCTCAGGAACTATCCTGATATTGGATTGTAACCATAATTTTGCTGTTCTGTTGTTTTGTAGCTTTGATTTTCTGTAATCATGACGGTGTTGTTGCGTATAACCAGTGAAGATGAAAATAGAAACCATTGCTCAAGttaataaatcttttctttgtttcagtAAAATCTCAGTCAGTAATGAGCTACTGTCATAGGCGCTGATTCATGGATCCCGATTACAAGAAGTTTGGGAGAGGTACGACTAGTGAATGTGGAGCTTGCTAccttattactaattttaacATCCCATTCATctgttaattttcttttttttgagaaTTCAGCCTAAATTGAATGCATGAAACCGCATTCTTATTGATGGGTGAGTTTCAGTAGCTGCTGACCCTGTTGGAATTATGTTGGTAATAGAAATTTGGGTTCTGATTGGCAACTGGAGTTCCTGATCAAACAAATACCTTCTCATGGCTTTCTTATTAGATTAGTAGCATATCTCCGATTCTCCATTTGTTATCTGTTGTCcagtatacatatattaattgatgagaatttattttatagaataagGTGatcaaatttgtcaaaatttataattgtcttCTGCAAGTTGGAGAAATCAGAGAAGCTAATAGCCTGGAAATGTATACTAGTGTGACTTAAATCTTACTTGGTGGAAAACTATTTGTGCTTTCATTGGAACCATTTGTTCTGAAGATGGGAAGTAAGACTTTGTAGACTAACTAATGGATTGGTGGTTCATTTGGTGATAACTTTTGGATGGAATTAGTTTGGATAAAATGAAGTAACAACTACAAACAGACAGAAAGAGCCACCAACCCTTGCTGATATCTATCATGAAACTCGGAATTGATGCTCTCAAAAGCACCTTTGTTACagttaatttctcaaaatcagttctttgatttgtttatttcttccAGTTTTAGTTAATCTCAGCCATGACATGTTATCCTCAATTTTTGTTCTGATATTTAAACCACCTTTGTGGCGTATTCTTAAAATTAGGGCCAAGAGAACTTACAGGTGCTGTGGATCTTATAAGTCACTACAAGTTGTTGCCTCACCACGATTTCTTCTGCAAGAGGGCGCTTCCTGTGTCAATATCAGACACGCACTACCTTCACAATGTGGTTGGAGACACAGAAATCAGGAAAGGGGAGGGGATGCAATTGAGCGAGCTCATTCAAGATACGTCCTTATCTAGAGAAACTAATACACGTATACAACCTTTTGACCTAGATATTCTGAAGGAAGCCTTTCAACTGAGGGAAACGGCTCCAGTTGATCTTCCTCCTGTGAGTTTCTACGCATTGGATTACCAATTTATTTGGTTGCTTATTGATAATCCTTCTACCTGCTATTAAAAGATTGGGGCTTATTTTCTGGAGCCTTTTGGATTTGCCTTCTATGCTATAAATTCTGCTGCTGGGAGAACTGATCTGTAGTCTTGTAATGTCTTATAGTCTGAGAAGGGTATTCCTACCATTGCTGGGAAATCTAAAAGCGAGTCCAAGGACAAGGAGAAGAAACATAAAAAGCACAAGGACAAAGACAAAGACAAAGACAAGGATAAAGAGCACAAGAAGCACAAGCATCGGCATAAAGATCGAAGCAAAGACAAGGacaaggagaagaaaaaagataaaagtgGCCATCATGATTCTGGCAATGACCACTCGAAAAGACATCATGAGAAGGTgggaaatttaaattttctgcTAACCTTAGTGTTACTCAAAGCAAAATGTGCTTAATAGGTGTTCTTATCGtatgttttctttgaaatGGCAACTATTATTGTGTGGCACAAACCTTATGGAGTGCTTCTTTTGAAATAGCATCCATGATTATGTGGCAAAAAGCTTAATTGCCTTTTATTGAAGTTTACGACCCGTGactttctattttcataggatTCTACTTTCTGGTGAGACATATATGCATGCATAAACACTTGTGAGAGTGGATGAGTGGAATTTCAACAGTTTTAGCATTGACTTCTATTTGGTTCACTGATATCCTTGGTTAACTTCTTGATATACTGACCATATCATGAtattattgattgatttaaacCAAATTTCCTTCGTCAATATATGGTATTTCAGAAGAGAAAACACGATGGAGACGAGGACGGCAGCGATGTTCATAAACACAAGAAAAGTAAGGTGAGAAGAGGACAACTAGACAGTTTCTTTCAGTTTTTATTGGGCTTTTTGCATGTCCTAAGTTATTGTACTGAAGTAATATGATTGTCATCACTGGTTAACATTCAATCTTGTTCCTAAACGCTTTTCCGAATGACATATCTGACACCTGAAATAATGCAGCACAAGAGCTCAAAGATAGATGAGATGGGAGCAATAAAGGTAGCAGGATGAGAAGTGGTGCttgatcttttaattttgtcatcaGATGTTGGAGTTGAGAGTTGAGGGATTCTTTGTTTACTGTTATCAAGTTACCTAAGGTACATAATCACTTATTAGTGAAAACTTATTTCTGTCATTATGTTTCATCTTATTCATTATACTGATATGGCATTCTAGTTTTAGTTGTTTGGTTAGAAGTGTCGAGGCCTCTTATCTTCATTTATAACTGAGGTGGTGAGTATGGGTAGTCAATAGGctcaattaaatcaaatgaaCATGAGTGGAGCAACTTCTAACTAGAAATTGACGTGATAGCAAAGAGCACAGAGCAACCCTAACCCAACCCTACCCCACCCcaccaaagaaaaataaaagaaaagaaagaagggaaggataataaatattgagtatGATACACTGTTATTGTTATGACAGCTTTGCAGTCGGTGCCCTTGAAGGATTGTGGGCATTTGTGTTTGAATATAATGCCGATGTGGAGTTTTGCAGTTGATGTTTATCAGGAGTaacaatcaaattataaatactggAAAACCTGATCCTACTTGCTTTCTCCCTTCTTTACGGTTGTCTACCCTGTACCTACAGTATTTTGTTCCATGTGATGAATACAAGAACGGCCACAGCTTTGTCAGTCAGCTATGCTTTTAGCCATACTTCTATATTTATGTTGCGATAGATCCTAAAAATCATCCGTGCAgcacaagtttaaaattttaaagaacaGATTGCTGCTGCAAACTTAAAATTGTGAATGGGAAACTAGAGTGGCACTGAGCTCCTAGGGTGATTATGTGATCCAGGGCCTTGGAATTTCCTCATCCTGCAACTAGGGACTGCATAAGAGAGATACATTGTCTCGGAGAGCTTCCATATGAGTGGAATTGCAAATGccatttagttttttctttaatggAGTGAGAGGTGTCCGTCTTCTTGatgacattttctttctaattttgcttttatcagcattttatttttgaatattattataaaacatGTAACATGGAAAACGCTTGTGAGGTCTTGagcaatttttctctttcacttacaattttttatgcacaagctttgtttttgtgtgtgatATGCTGTATTCTTGTGTTATCTGCACTATTGAAGACATAGTATTCCCTAGATGAGAATTCTGTTAAAGGTGTAACATTGTTGAATTACTTCTGCAAATATTCTGCTTAGCCCTTTTGTACTGAAAGGAATTTCACAGATATGGAATGAATTGGTGGAAAGATCTAGAGGAAATAATTTGAACAGAGAAAAAAGGCTCACAGGATCTGTTTAGGTGAGGGAACTGAATACTTGAGGATAATATCGCTAGCTAGTTTTGTTTGAGCCTCTCTTTTGCTACAAACATTAACAACAACCCAATGCCTCATGAGATCCATGGAGCTTCATCTATTCTCAGGATTAACCTTTTTCATGCTATTATGAAACAAGGCTGCTGAA includes the following:
- the LOC105170500 gene encoding mediator of RNA polymerase II transcription subunit 19a, with product MDPDYKKFGRGPRELTGAVDLISHYKLLPHHDFFCKRALPVSISDTHYLHNVVGDTEIRKGEGMQLSELIQDTSLSRETNTRIQPFDLDILKEAFQLRETAPVDLPPSEKGIPTIAGKSKSESKDKEKKHKKHKDKDKDKDKDKEHKKHKHRHKDRSKDKDKEKKKDKSGHHDSGNDHSKRHHEKKRKHDGDEDGSDVHKHKKSKHKSSKIDEMGAIKVAG